A genomic region of uncultured Paludibaculum sp. contains the following coding sequences:
- a CDS encoding DUF4136 domain-containing protein, whose amino-acid sequence MNLRNTILALACLTTASFAQDVRYNYAEGTNFKQFKTYKWGQSRAAEKLDSITDRQLREAVDSEMTKKGLVRQEGGSTDLLLIYEPSTRNEKQITAFDSGWGYGRGWGRRWYGYGPGITTAETSTIRVGEFALDIYDREKHELVWRGVASKTLDPNMKPEKWQKTIQAGAEKLLKNFPPPVKKQS is encoded by the coding sequence ATGAACCTCAGAAATACAATTTTGGCGCTGGCCTGCCTCACTACGGCGAGCTTCGCGCAGGATGTCCGGTACAACTACGCCGAAGGCACCAACTTCAAACAATTCAAGACCTACAAATGGGGCCAGAGCCGGGCGGCGGAGAAGCTGGATTCCATCACCGACCGCCAGTTGCGGGAGGCGGTTGACTCCGAGATGACCAAGAAGGGCCTTGTCCGGCAGGAAGGGGGCAGCACCGACCTGCTGCTGATTTATGAGCCGTCGACGCGCAACGAAAAGCAGATCACTGCGTTCGACAGCGGCTGGGGCTATGGCCGTGGCTGGGGACGCCGCTGGTACGGCTACGGTCCTGGCATCACGACGGCTGAGACCTCCACCATCCGGGTGGGCGAGTTTGCCCTCGACATCTATGACCGGGAGAAGCATGAACTGGTCTGGCGGGGTGTCGCGTCGAAGACCCTGGATCCCAACATGAAGCCGGAGAAGTGGCAGAAGACCATTCAGGCCGGTGCCGAGAAGCTGCTGAAGAACTTCCCGCCTCCGGTGAAGAAGCAGTCCTGA